In the Acomys russatus chromosome 11, mAcoRus1.1, whole genome shotgun sequence genome, one interval contains:
- the LOC127195104 gene encoding saoe class I histocompatibility antigen, A alpha chain-like, protein MEPQFIPVGYVDDIQIERLNSTAETPRAEHCAPWVDQQEPHYWEWETGLFLDLSQKFGKWLPKMLNIYNYTTTGSHTIQLRHGCEVLPGWDVSNRFFELSFNGQDYIALNEDMTTWTTVGKAAEMLRQEWEESGFAYQVKTYMEHHCVETLLTQLEYGKEFLLRMDIPKMHVTHKVRPDRKIILRCLALNFYPAGISLTWQKDGSNQTQDMEIMNTRPAGDGTFQKLAAVVVSSGEEQSYTCHVVHGGLPEPFTLRWEPPQPSIPIMAVVTALALGALLTGAVVTFLIWKRRSKGKERAVSELMSPWEYQGQAVVYLPA, encoded by the exons ATGGAGCCCCAGTTCATTCCTGTTGGCTATGTGGATGACATTCAGATTGAGAGACTCAACAGCACAGCAGAGACTCCAAGGGCAGAGCACTGTGCACCTTGGGTGGATCAGCAGGAACCACATTATTGGGAGTGGGAAACTGGCCTTTTCCTGGATTTGTCACAGAAGTTCGGAAAGTGGCTGCCGAAAATGCTCAACATCTACAACTATACCACAACTG GATCCCACACAATCCAGTTGAGACATGGGTGTGAGGTGCTGCCTGGATGGGACGTCAGTAACCGGTTCTTTGAATTATCCTTCAATGGCCAAGACTACATTGCACTAAACGAGGACATGACGACCTGGACCACAGTTGGCAAAGCAGCTGAGATGCTCAGGCAAGAGTGGGAGGAGTCAGGCTTTGCTTATCAAGTGAAGACTTATATGGAACATCATTGCGTAGAGACTCTCCTCACACAGCTGGAATACGGGAAGGAATTTTTGCTGAGAATGG ACATCCCCAAAATGCATGTGACCCATAaggtcagacctgacaggaaaaTCATACTGAGGTGCTTGGCCCTGAACTTCTACCCTGCTGGAATCTCCCTCACCTGGCAAAAGGATGGCAGCAACCAGACACAGGACATGGAGATAATGAACACCAGGCCAGCAGGGGATGGAACTTTCCAGAAGttggcagctgtggtggtgtCTTCTGGGGAAGAGCAGAGCTACACATGCCATGTGGTCCATGGGGGACTGCCTGAGCCTTTCACCCTGAGATGGG agCCTCCACAGCCCTCCATCCCCATCATGGCTGTTGTTACTGCTCTGGCTCTTGGCGCTCTGCTCACAGGAGCTGTGGTGACTTTTCTTATTTGGAAGAGGAGGTCTAAAGGTAAGGAAAGAGCAGTGTCTGAGCTCATGTCTCCATGGGAATACCAAGGCCAAGCGGTGGTGTACCTGCCTGCATGA
- the LOC127195105 gene encoding LOW QUALITY PROTEIN: class I histocompatibility antigen, Gogo-A*0501 alpha chain-like (The sequence of the model RefSeq protein was modified relative to this genomic sequence to represent the inferred CDS: substituted 1 base at 1 genomic stop codon): protein MTTPAACTLLLHLLVVLALKQNCAGSHWMQIFDTLVHGPDIWEPRFIRVGYVDTTPFKAFDSQGATVGMXPRAPWMEQETPEYWEKETEDALHSSQDERRSLQMLMKFYNHSKEEYLTLQRVIGCNVENGGCFLCGHYRVAYYGYDYISLNEDLSSWTAEGRAAQIIRNKWKENILAKYRTYLQGTCMEMLHRFLDLGKETLLRSDPPQTQVTHQVRPEGNVTLKCWALGFYPAEISLTWQRDGNNHTQDTEVLDSRPGGDGTFQKLAAVVVPSGEELRYTCHVNHEALTEPLTLRWEPPQPTIVLMATLIGLVLGALVMRTVIIFLISKK from the exons ATGACGACCCCTGCAGCCtgcaccctcctcctccaccttctggTGGTCTTGGCCCTGAAACAGAATTGTGCAG GCTCACACTGGATGCAGATTTTTGACACTTTGGTTCATGGACCGGACATCTGGGAGCCTCGATTCATCCGGGTAGGCTATGTGGACACCACACCATTCAAGGCATTTGACAGCCAAGGAGCCACTGTAGGCATGTGACCTCGGGCTCCTTGGATGGAGCAGGAGACACCTGAGTAttgggagaaggagacagaggatgCCCTGCACTCCTCACAGGATGAAAGACGGTCTCTTCAAATGCTGATGAAGTTCTACAACCACAGCAAGGAAG agtatCTCACGCTACAGAGAGTGATTGGCTGCAATGTGGAAAATGGTGGGTGCTTCCTCTGCGGTCACTATCGGGTCGCTTACTACGGCTACGACTACATCTCTCTGAACGAGGACCTGAGCTCTTGGACCGCAGAGGGCAGGGCAGCTCAAATCATAAGGAACAAATGGAAGGAGAACATTTTGGCAAAGTACAGGACTTACCTGCAGGGGACATGCATGGAAATGCTTCACAGATTCCTGGACCTTGGGAAGGAGACCTTGCTGCGCTCTG ATCCCCCCCAAACACAGGTGACCCATCAAGTAAGGCCTGAAGGGAATGTCACCCTCAAGTGCTGGGCCCTGGGCTTCTACCCTGCTGAGATCTCCCTGACCTGGCAGAGGGATGGGAACAACCACACTCAGGACACTGAGGTGCTGGACAGCAGACCTGGAGGGGACGGAACCTTCCAGAAGttggcagctgtggtggtgccttctggagaggagctgagataCACGTGTCATGTGAACCATGAGGCATTAACTGAGCCTCTCACTCTGAGATGGG aGCCTCCTCAGCCAACCATTGTCCTCATGGCAACTCTTATCGGCCTGGTTCTTGGAGCTTTGGTGATGAGAACTGTCATTATTTTTCTGATATCGAAGAAATAA